The segment agtagctgaaaatgatgccgttcgaagtacgacacttactatgcatcttgcaagctaaaaaatgttctctGGGCTAGGCTGTCTCGCTAGTGtgctaaaaaagctgactaaacaactttcagaaacggaattccaaatttttagtctattcaagtattttaatgctaaagtattgaagtaagtcgaaaacggcgttaggtataaatgtctttaagacttaacccttcttctttatcgagagactttctttctttttcattaactttttttttgttttcgggtacagtgggttgttagcctcaggtccctatctcactgacgtggctgccaCCTCAAGGTGGGAGGAAGccactctgtccccttcactgttagcctacagtaaccgagattgcgtaccccagccggcaacacgtggacgtaggggtagaagttagtaaacagaggttatggaatgcacatgttcaccctttgcctggagccaccctttgtcgagagactctgcagctagttattagagtacaaaacaattaggttgatttgtctattttggataggctttacgcgtactttattctggttacttctatttgattttgccgtaaatgtccaaaataacgtacgcgcaacgtctgcccaaaatagataaatcactctacggggcttgtacaacgatcctactgactttggcagcaccatccagtcgagattcgaacatacgacgactggtatcatacctcgttaggtattactcatcaggcatcacaccttttttgcggtgtccacctttcatataatgtgtccgtttttctgtacaatgtctaaaaaatatgattactaggtaatgtttttgatgttaaagtataagttttgaacaaaatttagtagtagtatggctgtatcaaacagagatacttgtgtagatattgaattttaatcttgaggtgcccgtctttaccgcacattccctaatattacaatatattattatattgtaatcatatttatacatacttatagtaaatacatatttacttgcattcggtcatcaaaataatagatttgttatcgtcgataaagattagttgaaacatgatgtgataagtgctttttcattcaattactttttgcgttaaacaaaacgttacgggacaccattttgaagcacctattttattttacataaaaatgcTTATCAATagtcaagcacagcgcgattttgattgtacatatatgattaaagaaaatccatagtttcaaaaaattcggatttaaattctctggtatatggaaataaatgcaaaattttcgttacgggacaccattataaaagtacctgtttttaaaggccgcttatctggaaaatgctttcatttttcaaaaaactctgtatgaacaaaatgttaccctagtaatgaaacatgttttgacgatatacagttttaaattattttggcttaaaactattgacagagaattaattgcagccttgcctaaatgatgaaaaaatctatattgttaacctcccacttgCTAGatgcattttagcatgaattgtcaataaacaatatgacaattcaggatttttgtaagctttatagtatgtttgaacatactacatacaaatatttttaatattactactttcaaaatttgctctcatgggatagatgcgcttggaatgtgtcatttatatattctagtctgaattagtccaaacttaagtttaacttcgcgtccaattttaagtgtaatttgaagtccaaattcaagttccacttttagtttaattttaaggacaatttaaagtcttacttccagttcaatttaaagtaaatatttaagttgaaattgattcaaactgtccaatatcatttgatcatcaatatcaatttaaagttcaatttttagcATAATTCCATGcttaattctaagttaaatttcagtttctatttcaagttcaattttaagtaaaatttcaagtgcaattccagctccgattttaaaataatcttcaaatgcgatcatttagacaactcgcaagttgctgagaactacgcgcacttgctgagtgaagctttgctttcctcaatggagctagctgtcttgccactcgaaaatggatgtggttggatacgctaggccgtcaatgaggccgcaaccgcgttgttaagtgaagaaaccctgcatggagtgacttttgacggagatgaactggaaggggttgatgaattcataaattagggatctctggcaaccgccgtcaataatacgagtaagcagattcaacgacacattctAGCTATGTCAGGTCTACTTTTGCCTTCGTAAgtgatttcgatcaaggagcataaaccgtacgcaaaatataagtgcatttgccgtatttgaacgcaagGTGTTGGTAACTGGAAGCAGAGAGCGGTCCAGGCAtataaaccacgagctgcaggcactactttgaaagattcccatcgtacacgcattggcgtagctagagggggtgcctggggtaccagggcCCCTCCAGAATtttgcaggccccctccagaaatttaccccattgtaattgaaaaaccggaaaaacatTCAGTGTATATATTCCCACCGCGttgatgttttccttttttgctagGTATCGCAAACGCGTAGTTGTTGTCATCGTTTTGGCTCTCATGAAGCCcgtctggtatttccctacaaaaccctgtgctatcgctgacagccggcgtaactggatcataatgaaatttttttcggaaggcaccccctgggcaccctccagggaaattacctagctacgccaatgtgtaCACGGCTGGCATGTTGTACGAATGCACCATTGGCACCAGGGTGAAACTGACTTGGGAGTTCTTGATATAGCACAATCCACCCCGGGTCGCTACAAcgtagcattttttttcttgtctctCTTGCTGATagcgccatcactggtctgcaaCATGCATTCAACCAAATTTCAGCAGTGTTTGACTTTTATCTGTCTCAGCAAGTGTTACGCTCTACAGTTATTTCAATGTTTCGATGTTTACTGTATTAGGTGTTAAGGGCCATTAGGAGCATTGTTACCTGTTGGTGTTACCACTTGTAGAGCAAAGTGTTTAATTTAGTTATCTGTATGATTGTAGAGGTACATTCTCACGGTCATCATTATTGTCCAGTTTTGTATGGCTTGTACCTTTTGTAGCGTAAACAGAGGTGGAAGGGGGTTAAATTAATTGGTTTGTCGAATCTAAATCTTCATCCGCATGTTTGGGCagaaaatgttctgattttttagttcGACCGATATGGTCACCTCGCTTTTATACATAGGTtccatttctagcatttttgtctGTAAGGTTGCTGAGTGCTCGATTTCTGaccggcccggccggtttttcacttgcaaagctggtgaccggtcaatctggcaaaaagtcggtttaccgacttaagaaaacggatttgctgaaaaaacggatgaaaattaagctaaataataaacaaaagtatggttttcgttgtggttgcgtacaccctgtcagtgtatcgataccgatatcgatactactggtatcgatacttgccgcACGATATTTGAGCCGGATcgatacttttaaaaaatttgtatcgatattcgaatatcgatgcttctcgcagtatcgcccaatgctattaCAACTTTTACATCGTTTATTTCGACGCCATCATTTTGACTTTTCAGAAAGTCAATGAAGACATCGGAGGAATATTTTTCACTCATGCCTACTATTTTTAATCTTGGCACCGACTTGGGAACAATAGCGCTATAATTTTCACCCAGATTGCTTTCAATACCATTCTTCACCTGGTCTATATTTTCGCCTGAAGCACATTCAACTATGATAGAACCATCTTTGCCGTTCCTGAAATTGCTAATTTTGTGTGTTCTTGGATCTAACTGTTCTTTTAAAAACCTACGAGTGTCATCACAAGCCTGTGAAGACTCTTTAGGTTTTATCACAATTACTGGTCGAATCTTACGTTTTACTGGTCTAAAATCGctgttactattactattactattttcgctacttttattattattgcccgattttttatttttactttgatTTTTTACGATTTCCGCGTAAGTTGCGGTATCTGCAAAAACATCGTTATCATCACAATTATCTAGCTTTCGTTTCTTACCAACTTGGTCCGATTCTGAAAGAATCGTCCCTGACCGGCCGCCAACGTTATTCATTGCACCTAAATTCTGTTGCGAATTAACTTTTATAATTGAACTGGTCAATGTTTCAAACTTCTCACATAATAATTTTTCAAGAGACCCATTTACATTTAATCTCAACTGTTCCAGACCCATTTCTAACGCGTTATCTATCTGGGACGAAATTTGATCCCGCATGGCAATGACAGAGTCCGAGAGTGAAGATAATCTCTTCATTTCTTCCTCTATTCTTTTGACATCCAAGATCAAATCATGCTGCCCACTACAACCTTGGTCTGATACACAATCATTACATTTGAAGCAAAGATTGTCGTTATCCGTAATCATCTTAGCCGTCGCCTTGTTGAGCGGCGTACACTTGTAGTGAAATACTCGTGTACACTTACCCACACATTTCAACGGTAAATCCGACACAACAATTGCCAATCCACACGCCGAGCAAATCATCGCTCAGCCAATACACATTAAACGCGGACGCTATACCAATAGCATGCAGAGTGGACAGAGACAaggaaacaaaaataacaatGAATTCCGCCGCAGCTGCTATAGTAGCGCGCTGGGGGGAtattaattatatcaaaattctaCAAGAACAAGCTGCAAATGCAACTATTCTTCTACTTAGCCTGGTGTAAAATCAATACGGCCGCACAGTAGAATATTTTTACAGCAGAACACTACACTATTTCACACGTAAAATAATCAATTTATCTGCACCACAAAATCACAACAACTACTGTGTATCGCCATCTGCACagaagtttgcaaattcgcacaaaactggcgctttaCAGAACaataatcctcccggtggccctttacggacgcgaatcatggacgcaaaaggaagctgatcgacgagtgcttggggtttttgagcgtaaaattctgcgatctatacttggtggcaagaTGGagaatggagtgtggcgcagacgcattaatcacgagctgtaccaagtatgcaaatatgctgatatagtgaaggtgtGCAATGTGGcaagctgcggtgggctggacacgtggccagaatgcccgacgaaagagtagccaaaactattttcagcagagaaccaggaagcggccgtagactccgaggcagaccccgcacccggtgggtgtgtgctgtcgaagacgatgcacgttcagctggtgttcgtggggattggagaacgacaGCCCAGTACcgactggaggaccataattcgttcggcgcaggatcggtaacggaccgttgccactaaagtaaagtagagTGTTAAGGTTGCTAAATATATATTCTCGAttctaaaataatgaaaatatggATATACATAATTCAATATTATGAATTATTAAGTTGAGTTTAGGTGTCCAGTGAACTACCACGTCAGTATAATTGTTAAGAGTAGGGCAcatcagccgcagaaggttaatatgtatgtttataacacTAACATCTTTTGCCGGCCCACAGCAAATCCTGCCCCGGAAATGAGAGTGTTCATGAGGTTCTAGTTTAAATGCACATATGTTAGTTTCAGCTTTGTGTAAAGAATTTAGTGAGTGAGCTGCgattcttgctatgaaaacatgaaGTCCTGTCAGAGGCCTGGTTTTGGATATAGAAGAAATAAGGCGCTTATAATACTAGATTACTAGATTATAATATAAGATATAGTTTTTATTATAATAATGGTAATTATCTTACCTTTCCGCATCCATGAATCTTTACCTATGTCCTATCCTTTTATATATGATTTTCCTACTTTGTAAACATAACGTCTTATTTTATCCAGCCTTAAATATGAACTCAGTTTCATGAGACCAATCCAATATGGATAATCTAATATGAAAATGGATATAGAGTtaaatatattcaatttgcTGATTCAGAAATggtattaaaataacatatttttacACCAGAACTCATGATAAAAATGTCATGTGGCTCACTAGCCTGACTAATACTACAATATTGTTAGATTAGAAGCCGGAAGCCACAcgacatcgcacctcctagctcgaCTACTAAATTTTAAACTGCAGAATTTACCGAATACggccacgtggaggcactaGGTAGGAACTTGAGACGgccagagctatattggatACTTTTTGTTAGTTGCCTTTTCCATTTCACAGCCAATTTCATAAACGCGGTATGATGTTGTCTAGTAACATATAAGCCTCGGTACTACCACAATATAACTTACAAAAATATCTAGGGCTTCGAAGCATAAAAATTGTTACTTTTGACAAAACATTGCATTAATGTTGCTTTCAGCACAGCATACAGTTATTGAAGCAGTTTTTTTCGGATATTACAAAACGCGTCAATTAAAATTgtgttttattttatatttaatgAATACAAGCCAAACATTGCACACAGGTAAACATGTAAAAGAATCTCATTCCATTTGGTAAGCAAATATAAGTGAAATTGCTCGGATTGCTCTGATTAGTTCACGGGAAATCACATATTAAAACAAAGGACACAGAATATCAAAATATGATGACTAACAGCTATACTTGACAACAGTAGGTATGTCAAACGAACACAAACTTAGAAAAAGAAACCCAAATCGAGCTCTATCGATGATGTACGCTGAGATCCAACGGTAAGTCCACTTCCATGACGGTGTCCAGCTCCGTCAATCTCTTCCCTCCATTCAATCGTTGAACCGCACTGCATAAATCGTCATCTTCGACTACCGTCGGCAACTCATCTACAGTGGCAGGCACGACCGGCACGGCATAACCTCTCCTCGGGCAGCTTCGATCGTAAGGCTCGATGAGGCAGCCATACTCGTACTCTTCGCCACTGCCTTCATCCGACTGCAAGGCACGATGCGTATCCGGCCAAGGCGGTGAAGCCGAACGACTTCGATAACGTACTGATGGCCATTTGGCCAGCGGGCTCCGGTCCCGGTAGAAATTATAATCAgtgaaaattagtttttcatcaCACTTGTCGTCACTGACGACATCAATTAGCACGTTGCTATCCTCGCTGCCACCTAATTCGGGACTACTGGTCATATTTGTGGTAGTGGtactactactgctgctgctggagaCTCGGCTATCATCAGTGTAGGAGTTATCGCTAGCCATCTTGGTCGGGCTTTcgatgttgctgttgttgccgTAATGCGAGTAATAGGAAGTCGTGGCTAGATGCAGGTCATGATTATGGATATGATGATGGGGACTACAATCGGACTCCGACGGTACTAGCATATTCAGGTGTTTGAAGGTTTTGACATGCTTACGCAATGATGACGGATCGGTGTAACGTTTGAGGCAGCCCGGTACCTTGCACACGTACGGCTTATCGGTAGAATGCGTACGGGTGTGCTTGAAACGATCCGATGAGTTCGAGTATGCCTTATTACAGCCCTGTTGCGAAGAGCAAAAAAGTTGAGTTAATTTTAAAGTTTGTCCCTTCATCGAATAAAATATACTAACCTCTACTGGACAAACATACGGCTTTTCGCCTGAATGTGACCGCAAGTGAATTTTTAAGTTTTCCGCCCGCGAAAAACATTTTCCACACTTGGCACAACGGTGTGGTTTTTCTTTGGTGTGGGTCCGAACGTGCACCAGCATCTTGTAACGTGCATTAAAGCCTCGATCCTTACGCAGACAGTTCTCCCAACGACAATAGTATAATCCTGCAAGGCCGACAACCGCGTGTTTTTGCGTAACGTGAGTTGCAAGATCCTCCAGCTTGAAGAACACACTGTGGGTGGAGGGgaggtgaaaaaaaaacgaaactgaTTAGAGGACAGCATGGTTGTCACGATGCCATATTATGGTTCGCATTTTCGGTACACTCATTCAGAATTCAAACCGATTTGCCCATACACGTGCCGAGCCTAACAGATAAGCAGTCACAGCACAGCACTGGCTGGCTAGTGATAAAAACGGATGGACTTACGATGGGTGGTCGTGAGCAACAGTGCATATTCGGCAGTTGTAAAGATTCGGTAGTGGTGAGATTATAAACGTACGGGGCCACTTCTGATCTCAACAGTCGGAACGAATCAGTTTTTCGATTACGTGCCTCTGCGCATACGAATAAAAACTGGAATTCCGTGTATTGTTATGTTTGTCATTatcggtgtttttttttgtcggctGATACAAGCCTCTGCACTACTACTTCTACGTAGGTACTCATAGCAtgattattttttcaaaataaataagaaatataattaACAAGATACAAGTTTGTAGCACTGGACCTAAGCTcaaagatgaagcactgatttcataaatctacttcccccattttaccccattggTTCGTGAAGCtgtggaaaaataaagcttcaatatgcgataacttagcaagtaaaggtcaaagagatttgcagtcttctgcaaaaacgtgtgttttgagtgcttcgacaattgcctagaacaatgcATTCTTTTAAAACACAACTAACAATAGCctagtatgaaaaactaatttttaaagaactttcaaagaaaatgctctgtaGTTCTGCACTCGGTATAGACAGAAATTTtacttcttcagcaaagttgcgtacttttacattttttacaactttgccgaacaaaCCATGTCTATATTTTTTAACACAAAAgaggtatttttttatttgtattgtaGTAAACGCTGACTAActtgacatttttggattacacaAACAGAAgtgctaaaatgaaagcaaaagacgttAGGAAAAATGtttcacttttcgccctttcaAACCACTGCACTGTGAGGTGGCTAAGTTGATTTGTATCcgagtatgaaatggggaagacaactaggaaaaagcgcccaaacATAGCTCTTATAACAtgatcccaagcccctacctggcgcctccacgtggccatacctgaaaatactttttggtagactaatctattttcagagaatAAGGCGCATTGCAGCCTGGTTTCtagtctaaatgccattagttcatccccgagggtccggagaaTCACTTAACTTCAATTAGCAaggatactcccaacgactgttaATAAATGATTgtctatatgggaagcgtttggtacgggaggtccacgctttcttctttCCCCTTAATTTTAAGGAGTttatggaattaggtatttctGATTCCGCTTGAtactttggaattctctctgcggtacatgctgcgtagttggcctggccgttggacaagaaaaataattgagtagggggaagtcctgtacggccggacaggcctctatgctcggacacttgcgatttctcaaaaacaagcaatgataaaattatttggaaaaaatagGACAACAGTACTGTTAAAGTATTATTGTtccattctttccaaatatttttatcgctttttttttgtttttgagaaatcggcAGTGCCCgggcatagaggcctgtccggccaGACAGgacttttcgtcattttccaggatactttcaagaattggctgcgttagtatgaGAATAGATtagaagacgtgtcgatttctatctcaaatgataaataagatggtataacaaaggttcaaaggtggattaaatcggcattttaattttgaattttgatgaaAGCTATCTTTGGAATGCTTTTAGAGCTCATAAAAGCGCATATTTCCCTCGGAGTAATCTAATGATTACTTTAGTTTCTAATCTCTATCTTTTATAGGACAACAGGTATGAACTATTTTcgtttcaaattaaaaaacaTTTAAACTGACTTAAATTGACTGACTGTTTTCACAGCTTTTAAATATGCTAGATAGTATGATGTTTCATATAGTTGAAACCAAATTCCAATCGTAGAAAACCGAATAATACTTAAGTTTTAATAACGAGAGGCCGGAACTCTTCTTATAGAAAAGTTACATTCAGCAAAACTATGTATCCCTATAAGCTCTGGATATAGTCTAAAGGCAGTTTTCATTGAAAACTAAAATTGAAACAAGTACACAAGTTTTAAACAAAATCAGAGAACTTTTAAATATCGACAGTGAATTTTATCAATGGAGTTGCTGTGCTATAAAAAAATTGCGCCGATTTTGCTCAAACTCGTTGtactttttcctttttaaaaataattaaatccgtatttttatttttgtaatattttgatACAATGTTTTAgagatggtcggtgttaagtcagaccgaaccaagtctctaaactctgatttcgagaaaaatgcgttcaaagttggctgctctgtatggtttatagctatgaatcgttcgaaattatctcataactctggatatttataacatttatgtagtctgattagaataaaatatagcttagaaaattcttgatcattTGTtaccattaactcatttttttaaattttgcaacttggtccggtctgatttaacaccgaccagatAAGAAGCTGCGAAAATCCAACGAAGACACACAGTGTTTTGTTTTTGTCCGCCagggaaaaaatatttctggcGAGGAATCCTTTACTGAAAACCTCCGCTTTCCTGTTGGTAAAACAAAGCACTATGCGTCTACATAGCATTATCGcagctttatttttttaaaacattaCATCTCATAATCAAAaatataaagcaaagcaaagcctaggaggtacattctgttttcgaaacttgaccttctgtttttatacgacagacttcacagccagttgttagagtgcaggacaattgcaaggccagttgctacgatcctattgcctctaacaacctctcccagtcgagattcgaacatacgacgactgacttatttggccagcgtcatacctcaaaaccaactgggaggctaatcAAAAAAATACATTTCTGAATTTTCGATATGTTATGTACCACAATCTTAGGTTTCTAGGAAAAAATATAGGAAAATAGGCTCTTCAAAGCGCAAAAGCACTTGAAAAGCGGATAGAAATTACATTTATTTGATACAAAAATCATCAGAAACGGGTCGATACGGATGCGCTACTAAACTACAAGAATCTCCAGAATAATCCAGGCGACACCTCAGAAGGAGCACTCTAAACATAACTTggtacataaaaaaaattcggtctagtcttattttatggaATTGTTgtactcaagtctttttttacatggGAGATATGTGGTACCATGTGAAAAAGCGAGTTAATTCAACAATTTTCGTTAAAATAAATCaggttatttaaaaaatcatcaTAAAAGTAAACTGGGTTATTTCTGGCAAAGTAAATTtagcctaaataaaaaggttgatcCATCTCGGATACAAGAAATGTTTCCGAGCTGTAGAAAATAAACTTATCAACCGATATACAAATACTTTTCCCAGCTAACGAACTAGTTCATTAGGGTCATACGTAGTGCCATCAAATAGGAGCGATTAAACACTGCCTGTTCATCCAGTTTCAAACCAGATTAAATAAACGAATTTGGTAATACTATCAGCACAAACCGGTCGCGTCTCACTAGTCCAAAACTCAGAAGCCGGAAGTGGAAGAAAGAAGTCATCAAACAACAAGCTAAGGTCGAGCAGTGTTCATTGATAGTTGAACAGAGTGTTCACgctttaaataaatttattatcgTCGCCAACAAAAGTGGAAAATGTTCCTGTGAGGAGAATTTTTCGTTCAAATGCACCAACACTAATTTTGTGTATTGTCTGTATGACAGCTATCAAAATGACAAACTCAATTTTCATGGTGACGTAATTGTTAATATATGATCAATGGTCCAATTAACAAAGAGTCGGAATGGGATCAGATACTACTGAGTTTGTTTATAAATTGTTGTCAATTTAAGCGTTTTGATTGATGAAAAACATGCTTTTACAACTGGATGTTGAATGCACATAATTATCAAACCAGCTTCGTTTAGTCTTTATCTCATTATTCCATTCAATGCTACTTGAACAGAATGGACGCATTGAAAAGTTGATGCCAGACACTGTGTCTTTTTAACGATTATTCAAAAATATTCTACCAAACTAAATGATCTCTTTATTTTCCTGATTTTCTTTATCTATCGCATTTGGCGTGTGTCGTATTTAAAAACTGATTTGCTTTTTTATAAGATATTAGAGTAAATTTTAAGCACAGTTATTATCTCAATTAATATACAACTCTGTTACGATTCCCAAACAGCATCTAAAGGTCTCAAATTGTAGataaaacaaatcaaaaagTAAGAATTCGTCTAAAATTAGaatcaaatttcgaaaaaaaacttaatCAAATATTTACCAAATCGGTTAAACATTGGCACACCACTCTCACACCACTCATCACATGGAAAGCAAAAATGTCTTACTCACCAGTAGCAGTTCTCCCATCGGCACACAAACTCCTCCATTGCCCGGGCGGTTTTCTGTTCCAGCAGTGGCACGACCTGCTGGTTTTCCACCTTCATGATGACGGAGTTTCGCGGCCGGAATAAGTGTTCGTCGGTGCCGACACCACTACcgatattgttattattattattttcactATTAGTGTCACCACTTCTGCATCCGTCGGTGCCATCGCCGGTGTCCTTGCGATTGAAATAGCCCGCGCCATTAGCATGGCCACTGTCTGCCAGCCGTAGATCGGATAATCCGTATTGATTGGTGTTCACATTGATGGGCCGAAGGGCTGCTGCATCAATGCTGCTACCCCCGTGGGTACCATTTCCGGTTAGGATACTTGTGCTGCTGTGGGTTGCGTACAGAAGCGGTGGTGTGTGCGGTGGCGATAATGGCACCGATGCAATTTCCTCCTTTCCAGCTGCATTCATGTAGAAATAGAGCGATTGGCCGTTCTCGACCGTGGACGAGGATGCCGAAGTCGGTACCGCTGGGGCAGTCTGCGGTGGCGATTGCATTGCCGGTAGTACGTAATCGTACGGTTGATGGTATGGTGGAGTTACTGGAAAGTATCCAAGCCGCTCATTTGTCACGTTCACTGATGGTGGAAGGAAGTACAACGGCGATAATCCCATTCTGTAGGGGAAATTTTCCTTATTTATTAACATTTCTTCTACTAGACTTTTAACACTGTcacaatttgttttgaaataGT is part of the Sabethes cyaneus chromosome 2, idSabCyanKW18_F2, whole genome shotgun sequence genome and harbors:
- the LOC128737289 gene encoding transcription factor hamlet; this translates as MLINKENFPYRMGLSPLYFLPPSVNVTNERLGYFPVTPPYHQPYDYVLPAMQSPPQTAPAVPTSASSSTVENGQSLYFYMNAAGKEEIASVPLSPPHTPPLLYATHSSTSILTGNGTHGGSSIDAAALRPINVNTNQYGLSDLRLADSGHANGAGYFNRKDTGDGTDGCRSGDTNSENNNNNNIGSGVGTDEHLFRPRNSVIMKVENQQVVPLLEQKTARAMEEFVCRWENCYCVFFKLEDLATHVTQKHAVVGLAGLYYCRWENCLRKDRGFNARYKMLVHVRTHTKEKPHRCAKCGKCFSRAENLKIHLRSHSGEKPYVCPVEGCNKAYSNSSDRFKHTRTHSTDKPYVCKVPGCLKRYTDPSSLRKHVKTFKHLNMLVPSESDCSPHHHIHNHDLHLATTSYYSHYGNNSNIESPTKMASDNSYTDDSRVSSSSSSSTTTTNMTSSPELGGSEDSNVLIDVVSDDKCDEKLIFTDYNFYRDRSPLAKWPSVRYRSRSASPPWPDTHRALQSDEGSGEEYEYGCLIEPYDRSCPRRGYAVPVVPATVDELPTVVEDDDLCSAVQRLNGGKRLTELDTVMEVDLPLDLSVHHR